In a genomic window of Helianthus annuus cultivar XRQ/B chromosome 10, HanXRQr2.0-SUNRISE, whole genome shotgun sequence:
- the LOC118482624 gene encoding uncharacterized protein LOC118482624 — MALVDNRIINRQDALLGAIQGNLAYGKFMFTVYPKFALHRDSKDFDKTLSFIHQCERTDLMEPEELFKDLIRKVECLSTNENLEIKELVSLITLDNEECEQKFSEDKILNERYVSGNKERIFVLNNEEPRNFPIKKEEPETEESSSDMQNVSKTESKQCFC, encoded by the exons ATGGCCCTTGTTGATAACAGAATTATCAATAGGCAAGACGCTCTTCTTGGAGCAATTCAAGGAAATTTAGCTTATGGTAAATTTATGTTTACTGTCTATCCTAAATTTGCTTTACATCGAGATTCAAAAGATTTCGACAAAACTTTAAGTTTTATACATCAGTGTGAAAGAACTGATCTTATGGAACCAG AGGAACTTTTTAAAGATTTGATTAGAAAGGTAGAATGTCTTTCTACAAACGAAAATCTTGAG ATAAAAGAACTTGTTAGTCTCATTACTTTAGATAACGAAGAATGTGAACAAAAGTTCTCTGAAGATAAAATCTTAAATGAAAGATATGTTTCTGGAAATAAAGAACGAATCTTTGTTTTAAATAATGAAGAACCAAGAAACTTTCCTATAAAGAAAGAAGAACCCGAAACTGAAGAAAGCTCTTCAGATATGCAAAATGTCTCCAAGACAGAGAGCAAACAATGCTTTTGCTAG